The genomic window TTGGGCTTGGGCCTGTGTGGATAGGCAAGCAGGTTGTGTGGGTGGGAGGATGTGCGCAGGGGTGCATTGATTCGTGATATAAGACCTACCATGAGAAGTACTTCCTATATTCCCTGTCCAGGATGCTTTTGTACTACTGTGATGGCCAAGACAATACTCTGCTCATTCTAGGAACATGGTTTTTTAATCTTCTGACAAGAAAGCATTTATTGAATGGTTAGGTTTTTAGTATTGCAGCTGTTGTGAGGTCAGAGATATGTCTAAGACAAAGAAATCCTAATGAGTAAGattaggagtttttttttaagattatcaGTCAAAAGATTCTGGGAGTGGCCATCACAGTATTTCAGGGACCATGAAGTCTTTTAGAAAACAGCCAACCTGGTCTGATTCATTCTCAGTCATATGGTTCTTTGCACACAGTCCTTCTAGCAATCTGTTCCAGGCTGCATTCATGGGCAAGATCTCAGCCTTGCCTTGGTCCTCCGTTACTCACTATGGGCTTATTAGGAATTTTAAAGCTGTTGTgttgtacttatatatttataaataacttCTGTCTGTCTATACAAACATTAGTTGGTACCTTATTCTGGATTTGTGTATAGGTTTATTTCCCTAGTAGCTTTCTACAGCTAGGAGAGTCCACACTAAGACAAGATAGTCATTTACCTCTTAGCTGATCTAAGGTCCACTGCAGTTTGGATGGATGCTTTTCTTCTATaactttttcaagacagaaacagaaaatcctTCACAATGAAAATATCTTAATAGGAATCATATGTAGGTTGTTAAAAACAAGCTCTTTGGTCACACGAatcaaagtttgttttcttctctttacttGATGcccaatgaatttttttttcaacataatgCAGCCTCACTAGCTTGTTTCTGACTTTTGAGGTGGCACTGCCACCCACCCAGGATTAGATGTCAACATGAAGAATTCCAATAGCTCTTTGGGGTTCTTACCTACAACATTCATCTTGGTTGGCATCCCAGGGCTAGAGACAAAGCACATCTGGATATCCATCCCTTTCTGCCTGATGTACACCATCATCTTCCTTGGGAATGGTACCATTCTTCATGTCATCAGAACAGATGCTTCCCTGCATCAGCCCATGTATCTCTTTCTTGCCATGCTAGCACTGGCTGAGGTTGgtgtctctgcctccactttACCAACAGTGCTAGGAGTCTTCCTTTTTGATACTTGTGAGATTACCTTTGAAGCATGCCTTCTCCAAATGTTTTTCATCCATTCCTTCTCCATTATGGAGTCAGCTGTGTTATTAGCCATGTCTGTGGACCGCTTTGTAGCCATCTACAGTCCACTACGTTATACAACTATCTTGACACCACCGTGTATCTTTGGCACAGGAGCTATCATTGGACTAAAAAGTGTTATACTAATGGCCCCATTGCCTATATTGTTACAGAGACTTCCTTTCTGTGGCCATAATGCCCTCTCTCACTCCTATTGCCTCCACCCCAACCTTATCCATTTACCTTGTGGAGACATTTCTATCAACAATATCTATGGACTTTTCATTGTTACCTCCACTTTTGGGCTTGATTCATTGCTCATTGTGGTGTCCTATGGGCTTATACTCCACACTGTACTGGGCATTGCCAggggggaaaagaggaagaaagcccTGAACACATGTGGCTCCCACATCTGTGCTGTGCTTGCTTATTATGTACCTATGATTGGCTTGTCTATGGTAC from Microtus ochrogaster isolate Prairie Vole_2 unplaced genomic scaffold, MicOch1.0 UNK73, whole genome shotgun sequence includes these protein-coding regions:
- the LOC101993981 gene encoding olfactory receptor 51J1 translates to MKNSNSSLGFLPTTFILVGIPGLETKHIWISIPFCLMYTIIFLGNGTILHVIRTDASLHQPMYLFLAMLALAEVGVSASTLPTVLGVFLFDTCEITFEACLLQMFFIHSFSIMESAVLLAMSVDRFVAIYSPLRYTTILTPPCIFGTGAIIGLKSVILMAPLPILLQRLPFCGHNALSHSYCLHPNLIHLPCGDISINNIYGLFIVTSTFGLDSLLIVVSYGLILHTVLGIARGEKRKKALNTCGSHICAVLAYYVPMIGLSMVHCFAHHASPLLQTMMANAYLFLPPVINPIVYSIKTKEIRHGIIRMLSEKRLRV